A window of Drosophila sulfurigaster albostrigata strain 15112-1811.04 chromosome X, ASM2355843v2, whole genome shotgun sequence genomic DNA:
cctagtaagtaggcattTTTGCCCagacaaaagtatttctttaataacttggacaatttttatatgatacCAAAATTTActactctagctttaaaattacgcttgttattcgatttttgttgatttgcaggggcaaagcactatctcttatagtctctgagatccagtgtttcatacagacggacagacagacagacggatatggctagatcgtctccgctgatcaagaatatatatactttatacattttacatacatttcctaccgccacaaagttataatacccttctaccttatgggtagcgggtataaaaatcttaaTCGTGTGAAGTATTGAGAGAACTTTAATGGCCAAGcaacgaaattatataaatatagcagTTGTGGGCTAACAGTTTTCATAAGAACCGGATTTCACCCGCAACCAAATGGATGTTTGAAAAAGAccattaaattgtaattggaTCCTTACagttattaaatgtaaaaatgtgaGCCTTCTAGCTCTAACAGATTTTCCTGTGTTTGAAGGCCAGACACGTTATCCGGGCAAAGTGTTCACATACCTAATTTGCTGATACGAAGATCCTTTCCTAAGATTCTTACGTACTAAATCTTTGTAGCGTAAACATTTTCGgcaataaactttttttgcgttttgtaAACATTGCAATAAGATTTGAGTCTCCCGAAATATATAGTACaaagatatgtatgtatcactgaaaaataataacataatttactgagctctttcttttttgtcaaaattcattttacaCTCGTCGAAAAATAGCCGAAGACAGCGCGTGATTATTAGTCAATAGCGGCGAAGACGTCATTTTCGCGTCGTTaaagtcgatgtcgatgtcgatagAAGCGACGCGACGCCGATGTTGACAcgagccacagccacagccacacagTCATAGCATTCAGCGACTGGCGGCGTCGACATCGGCATCAGcctcggcatcggcatcggcatggAATGGAAGGGAGGAAGAGAGTGAGTGgaagagagagatggagagagagagagagaagacaCCATGAACACGCTGCTCTCCGATatctaattttgtttgttttcttttttgaatttttattatttgcttgtCTCCGtagtgtttgtttgtttgtatacCCTGCATGCGAGTGTATATGGAAAATCAATAAAGCcatccatatacatatatgaaaatgtAACATGCAATACAATTAAAGTTCGCTCTTCGGACCctttaaacaatatatatcACTTTCATCGGCAATTGACACGATAAAGATCATTCCAACTGAATGTCGGTTTGTGGAATGCTTTTTGGTATTTGTCCTGAAACTTCCACAGGAAtcaccattttttttttctaatataagtgataatttcaaattatttgacTTGACGTCTATTTAAAAAGACATTAAATAGAGAAATAAATTTCTGAAAttaaaactgcaaaatgcCCCATAAAGTGGTGTTTATTATCTAGCACGATTAGagtatttctcttttttgttttttgtttttttttgcgattattaatttgtttaaataattagcGGAAAACCCGTTCAGTGGGCAACTTGAAgcgacatttttttttaactaagGTGTGATTTCCAAGGTTCGCGAATTCGCCATTTGAAATTGCATAGAGATTGGGAGAGATTGTGCACTCATAAATACGAGTCGAATAGAGAATGCataatattgtttattgaGTGGAGTCAAAGCgaattcataataaaaaaaaacattcataatataattaaagtcAAATGACAATAACAGGCAATGTGAAGAGATCGTCGACCATATGAAGTTCTCAACAAATTCAAGTTTTCCTCCATCCGTTGGTACGTAGACTTTTctcaacaaaaccaaaaaaaaataataataattcgtAAGGGGAAGTCTGGCAAGTAACAGCTGAAAACTCtataattcaatatatttacaatttcttaatcatcaataaaaatatataaatttcgtTACAAATCCAAATCGAAAATCTGAGGACAATCACGACAGTAAAGTGATCCTATTCGGTtttatattttcgaaaatacGTTAAAAAGCAGTTCGTTTAATACGATATCAAGGTGTTAGCCCAGTTTATTCGCAAACCGCGTGACTTTGATGACACACAAACATCAGACTAATGGGAAAGAATAATAGGAGAcagtttatttttgattattttgcgcgataaactaatatttaaacttatttacaTATGCTTTCTaagtatttatgtacataagtgTGCGagttatttatatagaaatacaTAAGTCTACGTGGATAGAAGAACGTATGCATTCTCATACAGTAGGATACACAAATGTATCTTTTcgttgccgtcgccgtcgccgttgcTTGTCTCAAATTGTTTTAGTGTAGTATTCGTGTTAATCGTTTAGGAGTCGAGTAGTACTCGCAAATAAGAGGCTTGGCATAGCATATCTGTACCATGTACCATGTACCATGTACCATAATACTACAATAAACAAGTGTGGCCCTAACGCACTAAGCGCTCTCAAGTGCACTACAGGAGAGCCGTATTGTAAGTTTGATTCGTATGCGTGAGGTGTGTGGGATGAGATGATGAGATGATGGAAACTCTGACGTTAAAGGCAGGAGAGCAGAATACAAGACGaccaacaaaaatttgaaattctgaTATTTGTTAACGCACAAAGTccctcctttttttttatataaatagacTATAGACGACGAAGTATATGTGTTTGTATCTACACATGTATTTGCCGAACATTTAATTCACCTTCGTTTCGTTGAAtatatgtaggtgtgtgtgtgtgtatgtatgttgtgcTATGTAGGTGTATGGGCTGCAACATATTTCTCTACGATTCGGATTCGGATgtgtataacatatataattcaaTGGCCAGTTGCAAAGACAAATGGCAAACGAAGACAGACGGCAGACGGCGCAAGATGTGCTGAAGAATATTACAAACATATCTctaatgctgatgctgatgctgatgccgctgctgctgctgaccaacaaaaattgaatatattagCGAATGAATCTCTGTTTCGTGGCGTATTTCGCtcgaatgtatgtatgtataagagGAAAACAGCCGACAGCCGACAGTCGGGAGAGTTAAATCGCGAGCTGCTAACAGACCGAGAACGAGAGCACAGCATCCCGGCGTTTGGCACTTCGGCTCATCTTCGGGCGCCGCCCGAAGCGAACCGAAGGCGAGGCGAAATTCATTGCTCAACGGTATTTGGTTGAGGTTGACTGTTTAAACAGTTGCCAGCGGTAAATCGCCCGTTCAGCACGCGCCTTTCCTTggcttatttttatatattttgagattCGCTTTCGTTCGGTATCGTTCTTCGCTGGGAGCTGAAATTCACGGCGAAATAATTTTGGCTATTTATTATCCGTCCATGCCATGCGCGATAAAATATCACAACTATTTTGCTTGCAAAAAAAcgcatgcaaaaataattcagCAGATAATAGAGGTGGGTGGATGAATTTGTACcgtatcgtatcgtatcgtaacgtattgttgtttttggcatttggcttTCTAATGCTTCTCATTCATTAGTcgagtatgtatgtacactCATGACTGCCGCAAATACATTTCAGTGTATCGCTGTGTACTaaagagcagaaaaaaaaaacaaaaaaacaaaatacccACGTAGAAGCCGAATTTTGTTTATCTATCAAATTGATTAACACGATATACGCACAGAGTGTTGATGTCAATAATGTTTTGATGCCGTGCGCCTATTGAAAATTACCAAAATAGGATATTACATACACttattcatatgtatgtaacagacatCAGCTATCGTTCAGTATCAGATTGTATCGGCCTGTGCCTTGTGTCACGTACACCATCAAGCAGTAGATCaaatttagttgaatttttttttgtttcgggGGCACGCCTCTTTTGACACCCACAAGTTCATAAAACTAAGGACAAGGTGGTCCATTCAAttcaatgaatgaaatgaaacggcTGTGTAAAAAGATTGCCGAATGGTGAAAATATTGTGCTGGGTTACGcacagtgctgccaactctTTTTTAGCGCGAAAAGTATGAAATGTTTACCAACAGGAAGGAACTTAGTGATACAGAAAGTACAATtcgaaaacaagaaaaagatTGTGCTTACTCTTGTTCTGCACTCAGCAAAAGCGAATAGCGGGTATATTtaagtcgagcacattcgtcCGCAGCTCTCTCactcgtatttttttttccgattgtgttattttcatatattccCATGCTGTCAATGAGCACGTGCCGCTCGGTGAAAGaacattcttttttatttgtttggtgTTTATGTTCTCTTTAAATACCGCAGCCTGCAAAAATTTAGTATGGTAGTGGTACTAAATGAGCTGCGAGCTgggaacattttaaattttttaaactataaaatagttttaaaaacGAACCTTGTACCCAAGATAAAAGTGCTTGTTTTGAATATCCTGAATTGCGCCTCAATTCGATAAGAACAGACAAACATGTGGcattttcgttcttttttgaTTGAGGTTTTGTATGAAAGCACGCGGTTGTCagatgaaatttatttggaaaGTGTTTATCaatctttataaaaatatactgaacaatcaaaaatgcattaaagtcagtattaataataaaaattattcatgAATTTTGTTGATTGGTAAAAAGAATTCAATGAACATAAAATGTCCCAATGTTGACGAGCAAAAAAAGTCCCAAAATGCTAGAAATCTCCCTACAAAGAAAATGTcccaatttattaaaaatgtaccaatcaaatatttattgtattcattaataagaataatattattcaattatattaattcGTAAAAAGAATGCAATGAACATAAAATGTCCCAATATTGCCACTAATATATTGGCGAGCAAAAAATGTCCCAAAACGCTATAAATGTACCTACGCGggacaaatttttaaattttctaaaaatgtaCCGAATGTGGGCAAAACATTTGTATAAGAGGCGTGACGTCAAGGCATCTTTCCATTTCTAACGATACTGCTATAAATCAAGAgcgtttttcaatttgcaaatttgtaatCTGCTTATACTTGTGTGCCTTCGTTGATTTGTATCGTAATTCGTTCATGTAGGACATAATGTGCCAACAAAAGCCACGAGCAACGGCACAGGGACAATGTGCACCAATGGGTCTCTTGGAACAGAAGGGCCCGAAGCGACAGAGACCGACTCATCAGGGACCGGGCGGATGCGGAAGCCGCTGGAGAGGAATGGCTCAACGCAGAACGACACTGTTCACCTCGAGAGAAGGTAAGAAAGATATCCTTACAAGAAAGTCTTTCTTGTGAAATTTGAACTTTGACGCTTACTTTAATTGTATccatattattttcattttaggcTGGGCCTCTTCAGTGGGGTGGCTTTAATTGTCGGAACAATGATAGGTAAGTAACTATATTCGaaattgaattcgaatttATATCAGCCGGTTGATCTGATGATTTCCACGTTACAAAGTCTGAATGTTATCATTTAATGTATTTAGATATTATAATATCCGaatcatttaaatgttgcAGCCTTGGAATTTGTTTACCAAGAGATTTCATCTGCGTATACAAACTAAGAACCATaccaaaaaatgtatattcttaaatatCGAAGTAttttacaaaagaaaaaatattgtcaGATTTCTAACGTGGATTTCATAGAATAGATATCACGTATACGACTGTTGTCCTCCATTAAAAAGACTTGCATAAAAGTCCGCGtagacatatattaaaaacaaagtggattaatgtgtgtgtcaggaatattttgatattatgAAATCATAATGATTGTTCATTTTTATTCTAGGGTCTGGAATATTTGTGTCACCCTCCGGTTTGCTAATTCGCACCGGTTCCGTTGGAGTTAGCTTCATAATCTGGCTTGCCTGTGGCCTACTGTCACTATTGGGTGAGTACAAACAAGTATTGAATTAATGATCTACCTAAGTAAGGGATAAGCACTAGTTTGTGTCTAAGCTTAAAAGTGTAAACTGTATTGTGCTttgcctttttatttataattttaaaaggtAAGAGCTTAAACCCTTCCTTATTGTTAGGTTAAATGTCGCGAGATATGTTGCAAATTCACAGCCTATATCTTTTAACCTCTACAGTCTAGTTATCGCATTAGTGCTGTAAGTAATAAGCACTGGTTTGACTACTTGCTAGGGTTTGTGTCTTAGCTTAATAGTGTAAATTGTACTATGATCGGTGTGTTAATTTATAATTCCAACTAGTTGGAGATTAAACCCACGGTTGCCATtccaaaaaaattgtttgtaccaaaattttgaaaaaatgtacTACAAACTTTTTCACGaaagattttttgtatttcacaaattgtgattcacaaTATATAACTGTTTACGTAGTGATAGACCTTAGATTGGCGCATACATATGTTCACAATTGACACAATACGTCGCAAGTCGACTGTATGCAATATTTTCCAGTGACCATGACTACATAGTTTAATTTCTAactgatacaaaatttgtgtttatttgttaaaataatatgtgtatgaaaaatttaaattctagaccaggcatattgaaaatgtaccaaaatgaaaaaaagtgatccaatgtaccaacgtataaaaaatgtaccagttttggtacatttaCACCAAAAGTGGCAACTGTGCTTAAACCCTTCCTTACTGTTTGGTTAAATATCGCGTAATAATTGCAGTCTCATAGCCTTTGATGTTTAACCTCTACAGCCGTTAgtattgatgatgatgatttaattacaatgtttatttcatttttggatTTAGGCGCCTTGGCATACGCTGAGCTTGGTACAATGAATACCTCATCGGGGGCGGAATGGGCCTACTTTATGGACGCCTATGGACCGGCACCGGCATTCCTCTTCTCATGGGTATCGACATTGGTATTGAAGCCATCTCAAATGGCTATAATATGCCTTTCGTTTGCACAATACGCCGTCGAGGCGTTTGTCACGGAATGTGATCCGCCGAGGGGTGTTGTGAAAATGGTTGCATTGGTAGCGATCGGTAAGCCATTGACTAAATGATGACCGGATTTCTCTGGCACATATTTTCATACAACCACTGGATTTGTTCTAAATATAATCGTTCTGCTTTtttgaaaatgagaaaatggGACAGTGTAAAAATACAGTGGCCACGATGTGATAATATGTTATGTTGCCGTTGTCCGACTATATATAAGTAAATGTGAGCattaacatttgtttttccttCTCATTTGTTCTCTCCACCAGTGATGATTCTGTTCGTCAATTGCTACAGCGTTAATCTAGGCATGGCCGTTCAAAACGTATTTACGGCAGCCAAACTTGTGGCAGTGCTTATTGTGATTTGCGGCGGCGCTTGGAAGCTATTCCAGGGCAACACGCAGCATCTGTCGAATGCATTTAATGGGCCGATGCCAAATATTGGCGCCATTGCGACCGCATTTTATACGGGCCTTTGGGCCTACGATGGCTGGAACAATCTCAACTATGTGACCGAGGAGATTAAGAATCCCAGCAAGAATTTGCCGCGCTCGATAATTATTGGTATACCGTTGGTAACCCTTTGCTATGCTCTGATCAATATCTCATACCTGGCAGCCATGTCCGAGCAGGAAATGATCGAGTCCGAGGCGGTCGCTGTCACCTTTGGGAATCGCATCTTGGGTGCACTTGCTTGGCTAATGCCACTTAGTGTCACAGTCAGCACCTTTGGCAGCGCTAACGGTACACTCTTTGCGGCTGGACGGTACGTTACACTTTCTATTAGATTTACTATAAGTATGGGTAATTATATGTATGGGTATATTAGATACTATCTTAAGTGAAAAAAAGACATAtgacaaaacattttttatttggagtATAGATCAATCTTATAACTCTGGGATTAGCACTTTAATTAGAACTACGAATATTCTTGAACGTTCTGTTTTAAgataattcaataaatgaacgaatttataaGTTTTATCGTAAGATTCAACAAATTGATCTTAGCTCTAATCCAGAGCTAGAAGAATACtcattacttattttaaaagttgattcagttcatgtttttttttcactgtaaataGTGTCACACTCAACAATTTACTCCAGACAATTacccatacatatatagtatgaaATCCTTTTGCTAAGCATTCTACTCCCTTTGCAGACTCTGTTTTGCGGCCAGCAGAGAGGGTCACTTATTGGATATTTTGTCCTACGTACATGTGCGTCGCTTAACTCCAGCACCAGGCCTCATATTCCACGTAAGTTTAATCTTTGTGCCTATTTCGATACagaaactcttttttttttaccattcGATACCAGAGATTTTCAAAGATTTTTAAGCATAGGAAACTCGCAACGAATTTCACTTTAAATCCGTGTAAGAACGTTGGATTGATAGTCatctcgctcacacacacttgtcATTGCGTATACAGCAAATCGAGAGAGAAAGCCAATGCGTATGGAATGCAAAAGACAAAGAAAACACAATAGATATTTGTATGTACACACAGTTGTGCTGTACCAAAGTTGTTTTAAGAAATGTACCGTTGACggtacaaaatatgccaagcaatagaaatcaatttcaaacaaaatgtatCACAAAATATGTACCATTCTTGGtataaatgtaccaaaatatAACGATCATAAttcaaatgtgtttttgaaatacattcttatattatttaaacgcCCTCATagatatatgaaatataaatttcaatattacaaatttgctaagcaagtaaaacacattttaattcaAGAAATGTAGTACTGCCAGCTTAGCAGTGTTATTCTATCTGGCTTACATAGCTTATCTAACTCTACAAAGCTACTAGTTTCATTGTAAGCATTCGAATTCATCTAGATTATGGATATAATGTCATCTAAGTaatataaagttaattttccccctttttttgCAGTCATTAATTGCTTCGGCAATGGTTCTCCATGGCACAATTGATTCGTTGATTGATTTCTTCAGTTTCACTGCATGGATATTTTATGGTGGCGCCATGTTGGCTCTTATCGTGATGCGCTACACCAAACCCAACTATCCACGGCCATACAAGGTGCCAATTATCATTCCGGTTGTGGTCTTGGTTATATCTGTGTATCTCGTTGCTGCGCCAATCTTTGAGACACCGCGCATCGAATATTTGTACGCACTGCTGTTCATCTTTGCAGGACTCATATTTTATGTACCTTTTGTCAAACTGGGAATGACACCACGCTTTATGAGTAAGCACAGTATACTAATACTTCAAAATTCTATTCCAATCTAATGCTAATTTATTTGCAGACAAGGTGACACTGTTTTTCCAATTGCTACTGGAGGTTGTGCCAACATCATCGATGGCCATGTTCGAATAATTACGTTCATCATGTGCTCAATCTTATCTAAATGTTTTAGATGCAAATGGGGCAacaatatgtatttacttttgtatAATGTAAGCTGAAGAACAAaccaagcaaaaacaaaactactgagcaaagcaaagatatatttacacatattggtagtaaaaaaaagaaaagaaaaaaaaaaagcaaaaatatgtgtatgtttACGTTACAGAGATTATagcaactatttaaaatagttgatGCTTACATCTAATTCTGATTGAATTATACTATTGTACTACATACTTAGTTTTCGTGTCTTTCGCATGCTTTCTATGTGACATGAATCAGTTgaattgttgaaaataaatcatttccAATTATTCAGCATACAAAACAAGTTactgttaaatattaaatgaacaaataaacaaagtaaaaatCTATAAACCAGACATGCATTATTTGGATAAGCGGGTCTTCGGCAATCGCATCGATTTTCGATTTACTCGAGTGAGAACTGTTTCCAAAAAACACATATAACACAAATATATACGACCTCTACAAATGTCaccaaattgatttaaatttcgGTACGGTGGACAGGTTTTCCATCTGTCAAAATACTTTCGAGTAGAATGATACATACATTGAGCATCTCAAATATAAAACGAACAGACGTCTTGAAGTATTCACAATGAGAAAGTAAAACCAGCTTCTTTCTAAGACTCATGCGTACAAAATTGTTGTCCTGAGCACCAAAtaactattttcaatttatcttTGAGCGTGTAATAATTCGATAAGTTCCGTTAATAAGCAAGTCACAGCACGTCTTTAAACCCATGCTTATCAAAGAGAAAATCCAGATATGGATCTCAACATATTTAAACATTAGGTGTATCAtatcattttgtgttttagcAAAGGCACtcgcaataaattgaaaattgtattatgacttttgcaattaacatattttgaagTTCATTTTCACGAGGTAGATTGGTCACTGAATATGCTTGTCGGGCTTTCGGATTTTAAACTCTGGAAACAGTATGGCAATCTCTCGCAACGCAGAGGATTCACTATCCGATCCATGGCAGGCGTTTCGAGTGTCCGATAATCCGTAGAGAGCTCGTATGCAATTTGGTTCGCTATAGACAGCCTTAAATACTTTGGTAGGCCCCATTAGATGGCGCCACTTGGCAATGCATGATTCCGATTCTAATATAAATGCGTAGCAAGGACCGCTGTAATCGATGAAGGGTgagcaaatttgaaattttaaacattctTATTATATGCGCACCTTCTCATAAAGGTACTAAGGCGATGGTAGAAGAATTTTCCTTTGTGCTCAGCGTAGAAACGTTCCGACAATTCCTTCGTAATACAGACTTCTTTGGATTCCAGAATAGTGAAATTTTTTCCTAttagtgtttttatttgttgtagtgCGTAGCTATTACGCAGCACGTGTGGCTTTAGCAGCGCAAGAGTAATTTCCAttattcaatcaattttttgttttggttttgttaacTAACGAATTCTTCAAAGAGCCGCAAAATGCACGTTGCGAAACACATCTGAGTGGGGAGGTGAGGctatcaataatatttaacagcTTAATGCTATTAGAAATGCATTGACTTAGTTGTTTCCaattgcattcaaaaaatataacttGTGTGCTTATTATGATATTTTGGTTGAAGTTTATTTTGCAGAGCTTCAATTGAAAcgatattttctattttgtaatAACATCGATGTGTTTTGAATTTCATCGATTGTTTCACACTTAAGACTAATATTTGGACACTAGAAACCTTACCAAAAtcgaattaataaaaataatatattttatagttgtgaattaaaattatggaaataataataatgttatatgtgaaaatttaaaatataaaaataaaaacgattaATCAAAAACTGCTAAAACATCGATATATTGTCGTGCATCCATGACAATTTCCATCGATATCTAACATATGTTTAATTTTGATGTCGATATACAGGCGCAGGTGTTGAAGTTACACAAGTCGACCAAATAACAAGTATAAGTTTTGAAACGTGCGCGAGTTGAATTAAAAAACGCTACAAAATGCCGTTTATGAAAGGACGTGAACCTATACGCCGTACTCTGCAGTACTTGAAAATGGGCAAACTAGTTTTAAAAGATAAAGTAGCCATATTCAGTGTTAACTACAACACATACGGCAATCATCACTCTGGTGCTAGGTGAGCGGACCGACTCTATTTGAGTAAACTAACAAAAACGTTGCTCACCTTACTAACAAACGTTACTGCCTTGCCTCGTTAATAGGGATTTTGTGTTCTGGAACATACCGCAAATACAGTTCAGGAACCCAGACGTGCAAGTAGTCACAATCAAGAACACAACACCGTCGCCATTTGTCCGTTGTTACTTCGACGACGGCCGCGATATTATCATCGACATTGACAGTCGATCTCGGGACGAAATCATTGAGCACTTGGTCAAAGTGGTAGGCAAGACGCGGTTAGTATGCAACAAAACCTATtgataaatatacatattgatttgttttactttgtttCGCAGTGAACAACTCGATGCGGAGGCAAGACTGGCGGAAAGTAAAGACAATCCGGCTAACTTTGGATACGGTTGTGATCGTCACTGCATCTGCGAGATACCTGGTCAAGTGCCATGTCCAGGCACAGTTCCATTGCCGGAGGAGAAGCGTGGCAAATTTATCTTTGCGCCGaaataatgtgaaaaatggttgcatttattaaatgagTCCGTATATATTGATAAATTAAACGTAGGCATATTGTTATATGTAGCtgtgtttttatgtttgcattgATTCAGTGGCGTTTCGAATGCGGAggtcgatgatgatgatatggCGCAGATGATTTGCTTTTACTATATTTTCCATGTAGACCGGCGCTACGTTGAAGCGTATCGCGATCCTTATTGAATTGATAGCGTTGAATAAAAGATACATTTGGCTCGCGCCCAGTCGTGTTCAGCTCAAGATTATCGTCGGCTTGTCGCTCAAGCGTCTTGAGTTTGGCTTCTATTGCGCGAATCGCTTCCGTTTTACTTATCTTCTCTTCTCGCCTGCCAGTTCCCAGTGCTGGTATCTCGATGcgaggctttggcttttgtaaATCGTcctaaagaaagaaaagacaCATTTATGAGATACAACTGTCACGTAAATATTGATGAATTTTAAAAGGCTCCATTACACTAGTCACTAGCTATCCATTCGACTAGACCCTAAGAGGTGTCAGTTAAGCACAGGTGTTGACTGCTCTTGGAATAAGCGAGTGCCTAACACAATCGTtgttttaaagcaaaataacaGTAAAATAGGTAAGAAGGctaaaaaaatgaagaattggttgctttggctatattattattattataaacaaagtTATCTatgaatgaat
This region includes:
- the LOC133848751 gene encoding b(0,+)-type amino acid transporter 1 isoform X3 — its product is MKFSTNSSFPPSVGHNVPTKATSNGTGTMCTNGSLGTEGPEATETDSSGTGRMRKPLERNGSTQNDTVHLERRLGLFSGVALIVGTMIGSGIFVSPSGLLIRTGSVGVSFIIWLACGLLSLLGALAYAELGTMNTSSGAEWAYFMDAYGPAPAFLFSWVSTLVLKPSQMAIICLSFAQYAVEAFVTECDPPRGVVKMVALVAIVMILFVNCYSVNLGMAVQNVFTAAKLVAVLIVICGGAWKLFQGNTQHLSNAFNGPMPNIGAIATAFYTGLWAYDGWNNLNYVTEEIKNPSKNLPRSIIIGIPLVTLCYALINISYLAAMSEQEMIESEAVAVTFGNRILGALAWLMPLSVTVSTFGSANGTLFAAGRLCFAASREGHLLDILSYVHVRRLTPAPGLIFHSLIASAMVLHGTIDSLIDFFSFTAWIFYGGAMLALIVMRYTKPNYPRPYKVPIIIPVVVLVISVYLVAAPIFETPRIEYLYALLFIFAGLIFYVPFVKLGMTPRFMNKVTLFFQLLLEVVPTSSMAMFE
- the LOC133848751 gene encoding b(0,+)-type amino acid transporter 1 isoform X4, giving the protein MRDKISQLFCLQKNACKNNSADNRGHNVPTKATSNGTGTMCTNGSLGTEGPEATETDSSGTGRMRKPLERNGSTQNDTVHLERRLGLFSGVALIVGTMIGSGIFVSPSGLLIRTGSVGVSFIIWLACGLLSLLGALAYAELGTMNTSSGAEWAYFMDAYGPAPAFLFSWVSTLVLKPSQMAIICLSFAQYAVEAFVTECDPPRGVVKMVALVAIVMILFVNCYSVNLGMAVQNVFTAAKLVAVLIVICGGAWKLFQGNTQHLSNAFNGPMPNIGAIATAFYTGLWAYDGWNNLNYVTEEIKNPSKNLPRSIIIGIPLVTLCYALINISYLAAMSEQEMIESEAVAVTFGNRILGALAWLMPLSVTVSTFGSANGTLFAAGRLCFAASREGHLLDILSYVHVRRLTPAPGLIFHRFSKIFKHRKLATNFTLNPCKNVGLIVISLTHTCHCVYSKSREKANAYGMQKTKKTQ
- the LOC133848751 gene encoding b(0,+)-type amino acid transporter 1 isoform X1 gives rise to the protein MRDKISQLFCLQKNACKNNSADNRGHNVPTKATSNGTGTMCTNGSLGTEGPEATETDSSGTGRMRKPLERNGSTQNDTVHLERRLGLFSGVALIVGTMIGSGIFVSPSGLLIRTGSVGVSFIIWLACGLLSLLGALAYAELGTMNTSSGAEWAYFMDAYGPAPAFLFSWVSTLVLKPSQMAIICLSFAQYAVEAFVTECDPPRGVVKMVALVAIVMILFVNCYSVNLGMAVQNVFTAAKLVAVLIVICGGAWKLFQGNTQHLSNAFNGPMPNIGAIATAFYTGLWAYDGWNNLNYVTEEIKNPSKNLPRSIIIGIPLVTLCYALINISYLAAMSEQEMIESEAVAVTFGNRILGALAWLMPLSVTVSTFGSANGTLFAAGRLCFAASREGHLLDILSYVHVRRLTPAPGLIFHSLIASAMVLHGTIDSLIDFFSFTAWIFYGGAMLALIVMRYTKPNYPRPYKVPIIIPVVVLVISVYLVAAPIFETPRIEYLYALLFIFAGLIFYVPFVKLGMTPRFMNKVTLFFQLLLEVVPTSSMAMFE
- the LOC133848751 gene encoding b(0,+)-type amino acid transporter 1 isoform X2, whose product is MYQHVQPSNTNHIYTDGHNVPTKATSNGTGTMCTNGSLGTEGPEATETDSSGTGRMRKPLERNGSTQNDTVHLERRLGLFSGVALIVGTMIGSGIFVSPSGLLIRTGSVGVSFIIWLACGLLSLLGALAYAELGTMNTSSGAEWAYFMDAYGPAPAFLFSWVSTLVLKPSQMAIICLSFAQYAVEAFVTECDPPRGVVKMVALVAIVMILFVNCYSVNLGMAVQNVFTAAKLVAVLIVICGGAWKLFQGNTQHLSNAFNGPMPNIGAIATAFYTGLWAYDGWNNLNYVTEEIKNPSKNLPRSIIIGIPLVTLCYALINISYLAAMSEQEMIESEAVAVTFGNRILGALAWLMPLSVTVSTFGSANGTLFAAGRLCFAASREGHLLDILSYVHVRRLTPAPGLIFHSLIASAMVLHGTIDSLIDFFSFTAWIFYGGAMLALIVMRYTKPNYPRPYKVPIIIPVVVLVISVYLVAAPIFETPRIEYLYALLFIFAGLIFYVPFVKLGMTPRFMNKVTLFFQLLLEVVPTSSMAMFE
- the LOC133848757 gene encoding nucleoside diphosphate kinase 6, with protein sequence MEITLALLKPHVLRNSYALQQIKTLIGKNFTILESKEVCITKELSERFYAEHKGKFFYHRLSTFMRSGPCYAFILESESCIAKWRHLMGPTKVFKAVYSEPNCIRALYGLSDTRNACHGSDSESSALREIAILFPEFKIRKPDKHIQ
- the LOC133848756 gene encoding small ribosomal subunit protein mS25 → MPFMKGREPIRRTLQYLKMGKLVLKDKVAIFSVNYNTYGNHHSGARDFVFWNIPQIQFRNPDVQVVTIKNTTPSPFVRCYFDDGRDIIIDIDSRSRDEIIEHLVKVVGKTREQLDAEARLAESKDNPANFGYGCDRHCICEIPGQVPCPGTVPLPEEKRGKFIFAPK